Proteins encoded in a region of the Peromyscus maniculatus bairdii isolate BWxNUB_F1_BW_parent chromosome 15, HU_Pman_BW_mat_3.1, whole genome shotgun sequence genome:
- the Spz1 gene encoding spermatogenic leucine zipper protein 1 codes for MSDSDSAAEMPAQPQTPNPTPCVNQEPPNPGITISLLEIGSLPPFCWSSLPSPKNSIRPLTRPRTVQKFSNLLRDVRDVLKSIAGFEEQTTEVRESFDDASASKDMSELKVRGVDKRNKMRFKDLIFNFDAEKEQNTKKQETIWNNQRAKNIMHTCARDLCHSEGKRGSDDMLLSMERGRYGSLHLGGKYGRVRNNMEHLLQEADHWSTQRDELSDVMKSYPGCPKERRESFENNHVSFQTQSDEEEPSSKQELEAQVKKLSHDTHSLHLIAALLQNECQILQQRVDILREFHLHEAGSPHERPLLLYHVYDRKSPKSAEADRMEGNRQPMRVIEGGIPRREKILRGCDACLSKKARNNRFNTRVARKTLLVKRRPIGSSFR; via the coding sequence ATGTCCGACTCTGACAGTGCAGCTGAGATGCCCGCCCAGCCTCAGACTCCTAATCCTACTCCTTGTGTTAATCAAGAGCCACCGAACCCAGGGATCACCATCTCCCTCCTTGAAATTGGATCACTGCCCCCTTTCTGCTGGAGTTCCCTCCCATCACCAAAGAATAGCATCCGTCCTCTAACAAGACCAAGGACGGTACAGAAATTTAGCAATCTCTTAAGAGACGTTAGAGATGTTCTTAAAAGTATAGCAGGCTTTGAAGAGCAGACTACAGAAGTCAGGGAGTCTTTTGACGATGCCAGTGCTTCCAAGGATATGTCAGAACTTAAAGTCAGAGGTGTtgataagagaaataaaatgcgATTTAAAGATTTGATCTTTAATTTCGACgcagagaaagaacagaacacaAAGAAGCAGGAGACGATATGGAATAACCAGAGAGCTAAGAACATAATGCATACGTGTGCAAGGGATCTGTGCCattcagaaggaaagagaggcagTGATGACATGCTGCTGAGCATGGAAAGAGGCCGGTACGGATCCCTTCACCTCGGTGGGAAATACGGACGAGTCAGGAACAACATGGAGCATTTATTGCAGGAAGCAGATCACTGGAGTACACAGCGTGACGAGCTCAGCGATGTAATGAAGTCGTACCCGGGATGCccgaaagaaaggagagaatctTTTGAAAACAATCACGTCTCTTTCCAGACGCAGTCCGACGAGGAGGAGCCGTCCTccaagcaggagctggaggcGCAGGTGAAGAAGTTGAGCCACGACACCCACTCGCTGCACTTGATCGCAGCCCTGCTGCAGAATGAATGCCAGATCCTACAACAGAGGGTAGACATTCTCCGAGAGTTCCATCTCCACGAGGCGGGATCCCCGCACGAGAGGCCACTGCTGCTCTACCACGTGTACGACAGGAAAAGTCCGAAGTCCGCGGAAGCAGACAGGATGGAAGGGAACAGACAGCCCATGAGGGTGATAGAGGGCGGGATTCCTAGGAGAGAAAAGATCTTGCGGGGCTGTGATGCGTGTCTGAGTAAGAAGGCTCGGAACAACCGCTTCAACACCCGCGTGGCCAGAAAAACTCTCTTGGTGAAAAGGAGACCCATTGGCAGCAGCTTCCGGTAA